A portion of the Streptococcus urinalis 2285-97 genome contains these proteins:
- a CDS encoding NAD(P)-dependent oxidoreductase: MKIVVIGANGRSGSLIVEELVSRGFDVTASVRRENQTKAQKSLVKDLYDLTKEDLAEFDVIVDAFGTGNQASPESHKTSLAHLIHLVTGSDKRLIIVGGASSLYMDKEHKLQLFDTPDFPEAYKPNALAMKEALEDLRQHNEINWTYISPAAEFSYDAPKTGNYILAGEEFRTNDKGVSEISYADYAIAFADEIESGKHYQERISVLGK, encoded by the coding sequence ATGAAAATAGTTGTTATAGGAGCAAATGGTCGATCCGGATCACTTATTGTTGAAGAGCTTGTATCAAGAGGATTTGATGTAACCGCATCAGTTAGAAGAGAAAATCAAACAAAAGCTCAGAAGTCACTCGTTAAAGATCTTTACGATCTAACAAAAGAAGACCTAGCAGAATTTGATGTTATTGTTGATGCTTTCGGAACAGGCAATCAAGCTTCACCTGAATCGCATAAAACATCTCTTGCACATCTCATTCATTTAGTAACTGGAAGTGATAAGCGTCTCATTATTGTAGGTGGTGCTTCAAGTTTATATATGGACAAAGAACACAAACTACAATTGTTTGATACACCCGATTTTCCAGAAGCATATAAACCCAATGCATTAGCCATGAAAGAAGCTTTAGAGGATTTACGTCAACACAACGAAATTAACTGGACTTACATTAGTCCAGCTGCAGAATTTAGTTATGATGCGCCAAAAACTGGCAATTATATTTTAGCTGGTGAAGAATTTAGAACAAATGACAAAGGTGTTAGCGAAATTTCTTATGCTGACTATGCTATCGCTTTTGCTGATGAAATTGAATCAGGTAAGCATTACCAAGAACGGATCTCTGTTCTTGGTAAATAA
- a CDS encoding GNAT family N-acetyltransferase, translating into MAYNQFGQPIGQPINHFQKGQVPQFDSIKGKTVTVEKVKSYHLNGLFDLFGQSTPEQSFTYMSFEPFKSKEAFQGHFNYMLTSQDSYFLVIIDNQSQQIVGSFSLMRIDPNFRVVEMGWVFYSPQLQASKMATEAQFLVMQYVFENLKYRRYEWKCDSLNQASKNAAKRLGFSYEGTFRQALVYKNRNRDTDWFSILDKEWPNQKERFIKWLDDSNFDENGKQKKSLQDL; encoded by the coding sequence ATGGCATATAATCAATTTGGTCAACCAATTGGACAGCCTATAAATCATTTTCAAAAAGGTCAAGTTCCTCAATTTGATTCAATAAAGGGAAAAACTGTAACGGTTGAAAAGGTGAAATCTTATCATTTGAATGGCTTGTTTGACCTTTTTGGGCAATCAACTCCAGAGCAGAGTTTTACTTATATGTCATTTGAGCCATTTAAAAGTAAAGAAGCTTTTCAGGGACATTTCAACTATATGTTAACATCACAGGATTCTTATTTCTTGGTTATTATTGATAACCAGTCTCAGCAAATAGTGGGTAGTTTTTCACTAATGCGTATTGATCCAAATTTTAGAGTTGTTGAGATGGGTTGGGTATTTTATTCTCCTCAATTGCAAGCTAGTAAAATGGCAACTGAAGCCCAATTTTTAGTGATGCAGTACGTGTTTGAAAACTTAAAATACCGCCGTTATGAATGGAAGTGTGATAGTTTGAATCAAGCTTCTAAAAATGCTGCAAAACGTTTAGGCTTTAGTTATGAAGGAACATTCAGACAAGCTTTAGTTTATAAAAATAGAAATAGGGACACCGATTGGTTCTCTATTTTGGATAAGGAATGGCCAAATCAAAAAGAACGATTTATTAAATGGCTTGATGATAGTAATTTTGATGAAAATGGGAAGCAAAAAAAGTCGCTACAAGACTTGTAG
- a CDS encoding helix-turn-helix transcriptional regulator, which translates to MKSKQIIYQKQLNNEFPFLSLEVKNGKMYPKSESFGLMHWHEEFQLIYVISGNIVVKTLNQELTVKSGQAVFINKNIIHLISSNDKTHYISFLFLGGLISSEFSHFRTLIEELAQDLSKKIIYFDRFSRNDSIVIDFLKKLQMSVPPKKAIDYFHIQLLIANLCYHLFTIDNIDKESLPENLIMESMLHYIAEHYYESISLSDIAKSAHVSISMCQRQFKAIFEVTPHQYINHYRLEKSKTLLYQQKLSIAEIAQAVGFSQSSHFSSLFKARYGVSPKQYQNSQK; encoded by the coding sequence ATGAAAAGTAAACAAATAATTTACCAAAAACAGTTAAATAATGAATTTCCATTTCTTAGTTTAGAAGTTAAAAATGGTAAAATGTACCCTAAATCAGAGTCTTTTGGTCTCATGCACTGGCATGAAGAATTTCAATTAATTTATGTTATAAGTGGTAATATTGTAGTCAAAACCTTGAATCAGGAACTTACTGTAAAATCGGGACAAGCTGTTTTTATCAATAAAAATATTATTCACCTCATCTCATCAAATGATAAAACACATTATATCTCATTTTTATTTTTAGGAGGTCTGATTAGCTCTGAGTTTTCTCATTTTAGAACTTTGATAGAAGAGCTTGCACAAGATCTGTCAAAAAAAATAATCTACTTTGATAGATTTTCAAGAAATGACAGTATTGTGATAGATTTTTTAAAAAAGCTTCAAATGTCTGTCCCACCTAAGAAAGCTATCGATTATTTTCACATTCAGCTACTAATAGCAAACTTATGTTATCATCTCTTTACGATTGATAATATTGACAAAGAATCGTTGCCAGAAAATTTGATAATGGAAAGTATGTTACATTACATTGCAGAGCATTATTATGAATCAATCAGTTTATCGGATATAGCCAAAAGTGCTCATGTTAGTATCTCAATGTGTCAAAGGCAATTTAAGGCAATTTTTGAGGTAACACCACATCAGTATATTAATCACTACCGTTTAGAAAAATCAAAAACTTTATTATATCAGCAAAAATTGAGCATTGCAGAAATAGCACAGGCTGTTGGTTTTTCACAATCTAGTCATTTTTCATCGTTGTTTAAAGCAAGATATGGCGTTAGTCCCAAACAATATCAGAACTCTCAAAAGTGA
- a CDS encoding MFS transporter, giving the protein MKNKNIYLLSLGHLCADLNQGALSALLPFIVSAYFFSYAKASSLVLFANLIGSMVQPVIGHISDKKDYPWIMPLGLLLAGAGMALTGFSASFSLLAIGVLISGLGIAMFHPQAAKTVNTLASQNQKGSSLSLFSFGGNIGFSLGPLYTTIIISTFGLKGSIWFFAPQLLFSISYKQFKTQPKLDTVLQKTKYKDNWKQFAKLCILIFSRSIVLYGVNTFLALYFINHFGLSKANASILLSLFFAFSALSTLFGGHLADKHGQPKIITFSFLLLSVSFLLFSITSHLVFAKLILIPLAIGLSLSYSPMVSLGQAYLPNHVGLASGVTLGLAVSIGGLFAPILGLVGDHFGLSTTIKIIALITLIPALFSFFLEKKSNFSKHN; this is encoded by the coding sequence ATGAAAAATAAAAATATCTACCTCTTATCCCTTGGACATCTTTGTGCTGATTTGAATCAAGGAGCACTCTCAGCTTTATTACCCTTTATCGTTTCAGCTTATTTCTTTTCTTATGCAAAAGCATCTTCACTTGTTTTATTTGCCAATCTCATTGGTTCTATGGTTCAACCAGTGATTGGCCATATATCAGATAAGAAAGATTACCCTTGGATAATGCCATTAGGTTTATTATTAGCAGGTGCTGGGATGGCACTAACAGGATTTAGTGCTAGTTTCTCACTACTTGCTATAGGGGTCTTAATAAGTGGACTAGGTATAGCGATGTTTCATCCGCAAGCTGCCAAAACTGTAAATACTTTAGCTTCACAAAACCAAAAAGGTAGTAGCTTATCTCTATTTTCTTTTGGAGGTAATATCGGTTTTTCTTTAGGTCCTTTATATACAACTATAATTATCTCAACATTTGGATTAAAAGGAAGTATCTGGTTTTTTGCACCACAACTTCTTTTTAGCATTTCTTACAAACAATTTAAAACCCAACCTAAATTAGACACAGTTTTACAAAAAACAAAGTATAAGGACAATTGGAAGCAATTTGCTAAACTCTGCATTCTAATTTTCTCAAGATCTATTGTTTTATATGGTGTTAACACCTTTTTAGCACTATACTTTATTAACCACTTTGGTTTATCTAAGGCCAATGCAAGTATTCTTTTAAGTTTATTCTTTGCATTTTCAGCTTTATCTACTTTATTTGGTGGCCATTTAGCTGATAAACATGGTCAACCAAAAATCATTACATTTTCTTTCCTATTACTTTCAGTAAGTTTCCTACTTTTTTCAATAACAAGCCATTTAGTATTTGCCAAACTTATTCTTATTCCTTTAGCTATTGGCTTATCTTTATCTTACAGTCCAATGGTTTCTTTAGGACAGGCTTACCTACCTAATCATGTAGGTTTAGCTTCAGGTGTAACGTTAGGGTTAGCAGTCAGTATTGGTGGTTTATTTGCTCCCATTTTAGGTTTAGTAGGAGATCATTTTGGATTAAGTACCACCATTAAAATCATTGCTCTAATCACATTGATCCCTGCCCTATTTAGTTTCTTTCTTGAAAAGAAAAGTAACTTTTCTAAACATAATTAA
- a CDS encoding MFS transporter yields the protein MFKRSYQNNFVLLGASSLFQFFGITSFWLLFLSQNGMSWFQIGLLESLFHATSLLSEIPSGVLADRFTYKMNLICIRLASILSAIFMLLGNGNFWVYAIGMVINAWSYNFDSGTSDAMLFESAKEAGKENEFLKMTSILSGISEGTRAIGMVLAGFFVHGLLNITYIIQIICSCLALFLIFFMKEPILKIESQENTSIKMIAITVFKYFQQRKDVFCWLMVSECLITLISMFYFYYQNEMSKLDSWQISSVMLISSLVNILGVWLASKLGEKWTAKQVFKVMVPLAALLLISSIVAKSSVYIIIFLISDGLVALFYPIYTNGLQKEFESSVRATMLSVSAMINSVMMVFIFPLMGVFIDHFTFSISFTLLGILLVVISLILSITIKD from the coding sequence ATGTTTAAACGATCATATCAAAATAATTTTGTTCTTTTAGGAGCTAGTAGTCTTTTTCAATTTTTTGGGATAACCTCTTTTTGGTTATTATTTCTAAGTCAAAATGGCATGTCTTGGTTTCAGATTGGATTGCTTGAAAGTCTGTTTCATGCAACGAGCTTATTATCTGAGATTCCATCAGGTGTTTTAGCGGACCGCTTCACGTATAAGATGAACCTCATTTGTATTAGGTTGGCATCCATTTTATCTGCTATATTCATGTTATTAGGAAATGGTAATTTTTGGGTATATGCAATAGGAATGGTTATTAACGCATGGTCTTATAATTTTGACTCAGGAACGAGCGATGCCATGCTATTTGAATCAGCAAAAGAAGCTGGTAAAGAAAATGAGTTTTTAAAAATGACTAGTATTCTTTCGGGGATATCTGAAGGAACTAGAGCTATAGGAATGGTACTAGCAGGATTCTTTGTTCATGGCCTACTAAACATAACTTATATAATCCAAATCATTTGTTCTTGTCTTGCACTATTTTTGATTTTCTTTATGAAGGAGCCTATCCTTAAGATAGAGAGTCAAGAAAATACCAGTATAAAAATGATTGCTATTACTGTTTTTAAGTATTTTCAACAAAGAAAAGATGTTTTTTGTTGGTTGATGGTTAGTGAGTGTTTAATAACGTTAATTTCTATGTTTTATTTCTATTATCAAAATGAAATGTCGAAATTAGATTCTTGGCAAATTAGTAGTGTCATGCTCATTTCATCGTTAGTTAATATTTTAGGTGTTTGGTTAGCAAGTAAACTAGGTGAAAAGTGGACAGCGAAACAAGTTTTTAAAGTTATGGTTCCTTTGGCAGCACTATTGTTGATCTCTTCAATAGTCGCAAAGTCATCAGTTTATATTATTATCTTTCTAATTAGCGATGGATTGGTAGCTTTGTTTTATCCAATTTATACCAACGGCTTACAGAAAGAATTTGAATCTAGTGTTAGAGCAACTATGCTCAGTGTCAGTGCGATGATTAATAGTGTCATGATGGTTTTTATCTTTCCGCTAATGGGGGTATTTATTGATCATTTTACATTTTCAATCAGTTTTACCTTATTAGGGATACTTTTAGTTGTTATTAGCTTAATCTTATCAATCACAATTAAAGATTAA
- a CDS encoding DUF998 domain-containing protein, producing the protein MISILFVIIYFLLMVVLHKRKNQLSVFTNAVSDYGIISGKKIFLYLGLSTYLSNLFLSFAFLTLSNDFTEKYFAFYLLLLRGISVLGVIIFPTELDNRPTTKSSKMHLFFVIIQFTALAVFIFNIIIPLHEYTGNQFEVLVFLKYIIEIGLYGLCVALILKPIKRYFGIFERIFLYASALFILFLDILMIMN; encoded by the coding sequence ATTATTTCAATATTATTTGTAATTATCTATTTTTTACTTATGGTTGTATTACATAAAAGAAAGAATCAACTAAGTGTTTTTACTAATGCAGTAAGTGATTATGGTATCATATCAGGCAAAAAAATATTTTTATATTTAGGATTATCAACATATTTAAGTAATTTATTTTTATCCTTTGCTTTTTTAACTTTATCTAATGATTTTACTGAAAAATATTTCGCATTTTACCTACTATTACTTAGGGGGATTTCAGTACTTGGAGTAATTATTTTTCCTACTGAGTTGGATAATAGACCTACAACTAAATCTAGTAAGATGCATTTATTTTTTGTGATAATACAATTTACTGCATTGGCTGTTTTTATTTTTAATATTATTATCCCTTTGCATGAGTATACTGGTAATCAATTTGAAGTACTAGTATTTTTGAAATATATTATTGAAATTGGTTTATATGGACTTTGCGTAGCGTTGATACTAAAACCAATAAAAAGATATTTTGGAATTTTTGAGAGAATATTTTTATATGCGAGTGCACTTTTTATCTTATTTTTAGATATATTGATGATAATGAATTAA
- a CDS encoding YjdF family protein, protein MEMTVYFDGIYWVALIEYDSDNGYKAFRHVFGKEPKDEEIIEFIRNDLGILFEKYDLLMTSTVKINKVTEHRINPKRMQREISKSNHKPIVSTKAQLAMKEIHEQLKCQNKVTKKVRNEKEKNYRYQLKQKKRYQKRKGH, encoded by the coding sequence ATGGAAATGACAGTCTATTTTGATGGTATATATTGGGTAGCTTTAATTGAATATGATAGTGATAATGGATACAAAGCTTTTCGTCATGTTTTTGGAAAGGAACCAAAGGATGAAGAAATTATTGAATTTATTAGAAATGATCTTGGTATCCTTTTTGAAAAGTATGATTTATTAATGACATCAACTGTTAAAATAAATAAAGTGACTGAGCATAGAATTAATCCAAAACGTATGCAAAGAGAAATTAGTAAATCTAATCATAAACCAATTGTTTCTACTAAAGCTCAGCTTGCGATGAAAGAAATTCATGAACAACTTAAATGCCAAAATAAAGTAACAAAAAAGGTAAGAAATGAAAAAGAAAAAAATTATCGCTATCAATTGAAACAGAAAAAGCGCTATCAAAAGAGAAAAGGACACTAA